A window of Osmerus mordax isolate fOsmMor3 chromosome 11, fOsmMor3.pri, whole genome shotgun sequence genomic DNA:
GGGAGTGTtctgtctgtatttaccagtgaATGTTCTCAACGTTCTCTCTGTTTGACCTGGTTTGCACTGAGTGAATAGAGTATAAGAACCTCAGAACGACGAACCTGTGGCAGGTCACTCTGAGCGTCCTGGAAGCGCTGCAGTGCGGCTGTGTGGCGACCCTGGAGCTGTCTCAGCAGTCTGTTCTCGGTGGCGGCCCCAGCAAGCTGCTGCTGCAGTGCCCACACCTGGTTGGTCAGCTCCTTGATGCGGTGCGTATGGGCTGACCTGATTCGCTGCTTTAGACCATCCTGAGGCTTGATTGGAGGAAACATCGGGGCTTTGCGGCTGGCTTTGTGAGTCCGCTTGAAGCAATGCTGTCCTCTCTTGTTTTGTGCTAAGGGAAAATAACATTCAGATATTCATGGTCTTTGGATACTACCTAATGATAGAGGTAGAAACATCATGAACCATCAACCTACGGTTCTCAAATGTTAAGCCAATACCCAAAAGTCAACATGTCATACTTTGAGGCTTTGATGTCTTTAAACCTTTCTTCTTGAGTGTTGAAGGGGTCACAGTCTTGTCTTCATAGTCTTCATATTCACACTGGGATAGAGAGCCCTCAGAGCCCTCCCTGCTGCTATACTCCTGGCTGGATCTTAAAGGGCTGCATCGGTCTGAGGTGGAGTTGTTGCATGAATCTCCATCCCCAGCACCCTCTTTACATTGAGCCTCCTCCTGCTGAACTTTGCTGAGGCGTCTCACAGACATGGCTAGTGCGACCTCAAAGGGGAATCTGCCCTCTGCCTTTCTACAAGAAAGCACATGCAAAACCAAAACTTGTTACTTTGGATGATTGAAGTTACATGAATGCAATTTACGTCCCGACGACATCAAAGTTGTCAGCACTATTGgtagtacagtaggctacagtgttagctacagtagctaggctACAGTACCAGCAAGGTTTGGCGAAATTGATTGATACAGATAACCAGCGTATTAAAAGCGCAGTCTATATGCAATCGAAACGATTAATCACAAATAACCAAATAAATATAGCGACATACTTCTTCGTTTTGTACTCACTTGCATTCCGTTGATTTTTTGTACTCACTAACTGGTGTAATTTATGAACTTTTTCGTTACGCTGGAAAAGTATTTTGGTTGCCTTAGAGACAATCGATTTGTTCGTCATAAAATGGAACCTTGGGAAATGTTGTATCTGGGCTGCTCGATTACAAATGGCTTCGTTCTAATTACTATGATTGTCAAATCCATTATCTATCAAttcaaaaatactttttgtATCTTTGTTGAGCTTGAACAATAAGATTAACAGTTTGTTCTCCAACAAATGCCAATAAGCTAAACGCTATTCAAACTACCCTCCATTATGGTTTCATTGGAGTGTCTGTTGGTCAGTGGCTATTTCTGTCCATATAAGCACTTTGCATGTAGCCGCAAACTATATTCATGGTCCCCATGTCGACAGACAGCTGAAGTTGCCAATCACCCTGCCAGTGCTGCACCCCTACAATCGGGGCCCAACCAATCCTGCAAGGATGGAGAGTTAGGGGACAAAAATAACCTTagtggtgactgtgtgtgtaatgtgctgGGTGCGCTCTAATATTAGGGCAGTCTGCTTGTGTCTTTAAAAACCTTTTTAGATTTAGTAGAATACTTTGTTGCAAAATGGTTATTAAAGTTTTCCTCGCATCTTCATCTGGATCGACAGCGGTAAGCTTTTATTTCGTGTAGGGCCTATCTACTTGCAAGGGGAAGTTTGCTGTTTTTCGCAGATCTTTTATTGAAGGCTAGCCCGCGCATGGTAGGCTACAATGTTTAGAGTAATATTATTTTAGTTAGTGTATAGGCCTACTTAAGTTATCTTTTATTGAGAGGGATAGGCTACTGAACTTTAAATATTTCTCGACCATTCTGTGCCGAGTAGCGCTACCCTAGTTTCCTTATATATCTCGTAAGTCGCTGAGATCACATTCCAAACCTGCAACAGTTGGAAAGGGTATAGCCTATCTTCATAGACCCTTGCAGATGATCTTGTTGACTATAAAACACCCTAAAAGAATAGGGGTTGCATTTAAATGGTTGAGAAAATGTTGTCAAACTAAGTTTGGCTCATGCACGCTCAAAGGTTATCACAATGTGTGTACGCAAAAAGTAAACGAGTCACGCTCATTCATGGCCATCTTTTAGATCAAGAAGAAGCAGCAGGATGTAGTAGGGTTCCTGGAAGCCCTCAAGGTGGAATATTCTCAGATGGACATTGCCTGCAATGAGGAGAACCGCATGTGGATGAGGGAGAACGTTCCTGAGGAGAAAAAGCCCAGCAATGGGATTCCACTGCCCCCTCAGATCTTCAATGAAGCCGGCTACTGTGGGGTGAGCCTTGGGAAATGTACCATTGGTTAAAAATGGTGGAGATCCTATGAATTCAATGAGATAAATGCAGCTAAGAATGCAAATTGCTATATTATCTACAGGATTATGAGACGTTCTTCGATGCCAAAGAAGACAACCAGGTGTATGCCTTCCTGggcctacctcctcctccagggtccaAGGTTAGACTTCTCTTcatttaaacaaaacaaaacataaaacagACTCACAACTATAAAAATGTATTCTTCCTTTCAAAACCATGTTTCCCTAACCTGTCTGGCAGTTTTTATCTAATCCTCTTCCGGTTGTGTTTGGATTGCTACAGTATTGTTAGTTTTGCTGCAGATCTCAGCCTTGTATTGTGCTCTGGGTCTTTTATGCTCAATTGACTTGAGTAGGTCAAACCATGGCTCATTGCACACTCCCTATATCATATTCCTGTTCTGGGTTAGTGAGAGGCTAATTGTGTGTAAGGGATATGATGTGACGAATAGGCTAGCTGAGGATAGCCCTGGTCTATAGCCTTTTCATACATGTTGAACTTAACTGTTTTCTTGGTACACTGGACAGGAAGCCCTACAGGCTGAAAAGGCTCTTATCGTTGAGAATGGGAATGATGCAGAGGAGCACCCTGATGATGACACACTCGTAAATTCTTCttttcccttccccctcctctcactcatTGTCTTTTTGACTATAACTCTTTTACCCCTATTTGACCATAATCATGCCCATCT
This region includes:
- the sh3bgr gene encoding SH3 domain-binding glutamic acid-rich protein isoform X5, whose translation is MVIKVFLASSSGSTAIKKKQQDVVGFLEALKVEYSQMDIACNEENRMWMRENVPEEKKPSNGIPLPPQIFNEAGYCGDYETFFDAKEDNQVYAFLGLPPPPGSKKARVEEEEAEEEAEDEEAKEEEELLQLEEEEDEAAEAEEEGEEE
- the sh3bgr gene encoding SH3 domain-binding glutamic acid-rich protein isoform X2, with product MVIKVFLASSSGSTAIKKKQQDVVGFLEALKVEYSQMDIACNEENRMWMRENVPEEKKPSNGIPLPPQIFNEAGYCGDYETFFDAKEDNQVYAFLGLPPPPGSKKARVEEEEAEEEAEDEEAKGEDDQPVSEEEEELLQLEEEEDEAAEAEEEGEEE
- the sh3bgr gene encoding SH3 domain-binding glutamic acid-rich protein isoform X1; translated protein: MVIKVFLASSSGSTAIKKKQQDVVGFLEALKVEYSQMDIACNEENRMWMRENVPEEKKPSNGIPLPPQIFNEAGYCGDYETFFDAKEDNQVYAFLGLPPPPGSKKARVEEEEAEEEAEDEEAKGEDDQPVSEEEEELLQLEEQEEPVSEEEEDEAAEAEEEGEEE
- the sh3bgr gene encoding SH3 domain-binding glutamic acid-rich protein isoform X3, producing MVIKVFLASSSGSTAIKKKQQDVVGFLEALKVEYSQMDIACNEENRMWMRENVPEEKKPSNGIPLPPQIFNEAGYCGDYETFFDAKEDNQVYAFLGLPPPPGSKKARVEEEEAEEEAEDEEAKEEEELLQLEEQEEPVSEEEEDEAAEAEEEGEEE
- the sh3bgr gene encoding SH3 domain-binding glutamic acid-rich protein isoform X7; protein product: MVIKVFLASSSGSTAIKKKQQDVVGFLEALKVEYSQMDIACNEENRMWMRENVPEEKKPSNGIPLPPQIFNEAGYCGDYETFFDAKEDNQVYAFLGLPPPPGSKKARVEEEEAEEEAEDEEAKEEEDEAAEAEEEGEEE
- the sh3bgr gene encoding SH3 domain-binding glutamic acid-rich protein isoform X10, whose protein sequence is MVIKVFLASSSGSTAIKKKQQDVVGFLEALKVEYSQMDIACNEENRMWMRENVPEEKKPSNGIPLPPQIFNEAGYCGDYETFFDAKEDNQVYAFLGLPPPPGSKKARVEEEEAEEEAEDEEAKEEGEEE
- the sh3bgr gene encoding SH3 domain-binding glutamic acid-rich protein isoform X6 — encoded protein: MVIKVFLASSSGSTAIKKKQQDVVGFLEALKVEYSQMDIACNEENRMWMRENVPEEKKPSNGIPLPPQIFNEAGYCGDYETFFDAKEDNQVYAFLGLPPPPGSKKARVEEEEAEEEAEDEEAKGEDDQPVSEEEEELLQLEEEGEEE
- the sh3bgr gene encoding SH3 domain-binding glutamic acid-rich protein isoform X8, producing MVIKVFLASSSGSTAIKKKQQDVVGFLEALKVEYSQMDIACNEENRMWMRENVPEEKKPSNGIPLPPQIFNEAGYCGDYETFFDAKEDNQVYAFLGLPPPPGSKKARVEEEEAEEEAEDEEAKGEDDQPVSEEEGEEE
- the sh3bgr gene encoding SH3 domain-binding glutamic acid-rich protein isoform X9 yields the protein MVIKVFLASSSGSTAIKKKQQDVVGFLEALKVEYSQMDIACNEENRMWMRENVPEEKKPSNGIPLPPQIFNEAGYCGDYETFFDAKEDNQVYAFLGLPPPPGSKKARVEEEEAEEEAEDEEAKEEEELLQLEEEGEEE
- the sh3bgr gene encoding SH3 domain-binding glutamic acid-rich protein isoform X4, with protein sequence MVIKVFLASSSGSTAIKKKQQDVVGFLEALKVEYSQMDIACNEENRMWMRENVPEEKKPSNGIPLPPQIFNEAGYCGDYETFFDAKEDNQVYAFLGLPPPPGSKKARVEEEEAEEEAEDEEAKGEDDQPVSEEEEDEAAEAEEEGEEE